The following is a genomic window from Lactococcus carnosus.
AAGCCCACCTTTTGTTTGAAAGGCATCCCCAGTAATGATTATTTTATGACTCGAGTCATAAAGACTAATCGATCCAGGCGTATGTCCTGGTGTATTAATGACCTTTAAACTGCCAATTTCATCATGCTCATCCACCATGATATCAGGTCTAGTTTCAACCTCTTTAAACCCGCCTCTTATCTTGCCTTGAAATTCAGTTGAATCTAAAGAAAAATCGCCGTTTAATAATCTGGTATCACGTTTTGAAAAAACGATCTTAGCTTCTGGGAACTGCTTTTTTAATAAATCAAGACCAGCAATATGGTCAAGATGCGGATGAGTCAGTATAATAAATTTAACTGGTTTATCCAATTTTCTAGCTAGTTTTTCTATGTGCTTTACAAAAACGTTTAAGCCAACATCAATGACTGTTAAAGATGCTTGTTCCTCAAAAATGTAAGCATTAATTGGGAATAATGGGGAAAAAGCAGTTAGTTGATAAAGTGATTTATAGGTTGTATATTTCATATTTGTCCTCCAGACTAATTATAATTGTATTTTAACTAATGATATTAGTTTTGCCAAGAATATAATCTGGATTTAGAAAAAAGTAAGAGTTTTGAAGGTGCTTACGGTGATATTATACATAAACAAAAAGACCTCAATCAGGTTGAGATCTCTTTGTTTATCTTATCTGAAAGGGTTTGGATCGCCTCAATTCTTGGTTGGACTTGAAACTGGTAGGTTTTGATGTCCTTTTGGATATCGAGTGCGACTAATTCAGCATAGGCTAATTCGATTTTAACGTCGTCTAGATGTTTTTTGACATCCTGGCTTTCAGAGACGAATTCTCTACCGATGGCATGTAGGTCTTTGAAATAATTGATAAGTCCCATAGTATCTCCTTAATTTTTCGCGTATTAACAAGAGGTTGAGGTTAAATTAAGCTATCCTGGATAGCTTTCAAGTCTAACGTGTGTTCTGTAAAACTTGCCTTAAAGCCATCGTCCGAGCTATAGCGCGGAATCAAGTGGACATGGGCATGAAAGACTGTTTGACCGGCAACTGCTTCATTATTTTGTAGCATATTCAAACCAGTTGCCCCTAATTTACCTGTGATGTTAGCTGCAATGCTAGGGAGTTTAGCAAATAAAGTCCTTGCTTGATTCTCTGTCATGTCAAGTACGTTTCGCACGTGGGTTTTCGGAATCACTAAGGTATGTCCCTTGGTTGTTTGTGTGATGTCTAAAAACGCTAAGATATCATCGTCTTCATAAATTTTATAAGCAGGAATCTCTCCGGCAATAATTTTGCAAAAAATGCAATCTGTCATGATGTTACCACTCCCTTTCTCAATTGTTGCTATAATACTAGTATATCATTTTATTTCTTTGAATCGTTGTCTATAAGCGGTCGTTTAGAATATATTATAATGAAATTACAAAACTAACCAAAAAACTAACCAAGCAAACAAAATATCATTAGTTGAATAAAAAATAAAGTTTATCAGCAAGCAAAACTGGTGGACTTTATTTTTTATTCAAAGAGTATTACTCATAAAAATAACCTCGTTTTTGATAGAGGTTCATACCAAATTTCTCTGATAGATATTGTTAAATTCATCAATTATTATGCTGTCTAAGTGATATGGCAGATTTAAAGTCTCAATTATATTTTAATTATATGATATAGTCACATTAAGCCTTATATAGCAGGTTCCAGAGTTTATTAACTAAAATTCTGGGCAAAATCTGGGCAAATGTTTTGAGAATAGTCATTAAAAATTGAATACAGAATAAAGTTTATCATCATATAAATTGGTAAACTTTATTTTGTATTTTTTATCTAAAATTTTTATAACTTCATGGATCATATATTTATTTGTTTCATACTCAAAGTTATAATTTTGTAAATGTTTAACAATATATCTTATACAATCACTATCAAGGAAAATTGTAGTCTCATGCAATAGATACTCCAGTCGAAAAAGTTTTACTCTAAATATAATTTAATGGAACCGGTGGGCGGGTTAGACTCCGCAAATGTATTGAATTTTTCTCATCCCCCTTTTTAAACAATGATTATGATAAAATAGTAATCATGAATGATATTTTACAAATAACTATAATACTTGCTTTTTCTTTTATTGCTACCATTATTTCTAGACGCATACAAATACCAGAAGTTGTTGGTTTAATGGTTATTGGTGTGATATTATCACCATCTCTTTTAGGATGGGTAACTGGAGGCCACACTATAGAAGTAATATCTGAAGTAGGTGTGATATTGCTCATGTTCTTGGCAGGTTTAGAAAGTGATATAGAGTTATTAAAAAAATATTTAAAACCCTCCTTACTTGTAGCTTTAACTGGTGTATTTATTCCGATTTTAATTTTTGGGGCAGTATCAATTGGTCTGGGACATGATATATCTACCAGCTTCTTTTATGGCATTGTATTTTCAGCTACCTCGGTTTCTATAACAGTACAAGTCTTACAAGAATATGGTAAGTTATCAACAAAAGCTGGGAATATTATTTTGGGTGCTGCAGTAGTAGATGATATACTTGCAATTTTGATTTTATCAGTCTTTACAAGTGTAAAAAAGCAAGAAGGCAATCTCTTATATCAATTTATGTCTGAAATAATTTTTTTCATCTTTTTATTTTTAGTTTACAAGTTTATTCCGAACTTTTGGAAATTAGTAAATAAACTTTCTGTACCTAAAAAGCATGTTATAACTGCTTTACTGATTTGTTTAAGTTTAAGTCTGTTGGCAAATAGTGTTGGTATGTCTGCTGTTATTGGTAGTTTTTTCGCTGGTCTTGCCATTGCTCAAACAAAAGTATCTGATCAAATAGAAAGTGCAATATCTGAAATAGGTAATATTATATTTATCCCTGTATTCTTTGTCTCTATTGCTATATCTATTGATTTAAAAAGTTTATTGACTGCACCTATGCTTATTCTTTGTTTTACTATTTTAGCTATTCTAACCAAATTTGTCCCAGCATATTATGCAGGAAAGTTATTTAATTTAGATAAAGAGGAATCGCTTTTAATAGGTGCTGGTATGGTATCACGAGGGGAAATGGCACTTATTGTCGCACAAATAGGAATAACTAGTACAATTATTAATCAAACGGTCTACTCAGATCTAGTAATAGTTATTATTTTGACAACGATTATTGCACCTTTTTTAATCAAATATATTTTAAATAAATAAAGAACTGTTAAAGTCTAAGGATTTTATTGTATCAATAATTTTAGAGGAACTACCTATTTCGACCGTTCTAAAAAGATCCTTTTATTTATAGTCTAACCCGATAAAAGAAGAGTTAGTGATAGAATTTTATCAAAGAAGGGGATTTTGTACTGACTAAGTATAAAATATTGAATAAAAAATAAAGTCTATCAGTAAGCATAAACTGATGGACTTTACTTTTTATTCATAAAAATAGTCTGTTTCATAATAGGGGGCATGCCAAATTTGTCAGCTTTAACGTTGTTAAATTCATAAATTATTATGCTATCCAGATGATAACGAAGTTTTTAAATTTCTATGATTGTGTAATAATTTGTGTCAGGTGTAAATTCATTTTTGTCAGCTAATTATTTTGTGATTCCTTATATCATGTACTCTTTTTACTTCAAATTCTATGTTATCACTATGATCTTGTAAATAGTTTAAAGTTAATAATTTTTAGATTGAAAATCTAAAATATCTGAATCGATAATTTCTCCTTTTTCTATGATAGTTGCTTTATTTAAAACTTCATTTTCAGTTTTAAATATTAGATCATTTAGAAAGGGCGAAATTGCTTGAGAAATACTTTTAGATGCAGTTCTATAAAGTAAACTGGGAGTATGATCAATAACATAGTGGTTGATTTGGTCTAGTTTATATAAAGGCTTGTTCATTGTTGTGATATGAGAACTTTCGATACCACCCCCAACATCAGCAGAAATATCTATAATTAAAGTTCCAGCATTCATTTGTGCTAAATCATCAAGAGATATCAAATGATCGTGTCTATTAACATCCCAAAGAGCAGCATTTACAATAACATCATACTCATTAAGGGATTTACTTAATAATTCCTCTTGATTATGTTTGAATACCGTAATGTCGGCACCAAGCCCTTGTAAAATTTTTATTGCGCCGAAAGCAACATTGCCTCGACCTATCACTGCAACTTTTGTATCATAGGGCATTTGTCCTGTTAGGAGAAAGGCGTGCATGATTGCTGCCTCACCAGCAAGTTCATTATTACGCCAAAAGATGTGTCGATTATCTAAATACATTTCTTCCCAAGCAATGGCACGAACCTTGGTTTCTACAAGTACATTTGTAATAGATTGACTTTGTTTTGCATGAAGCCATCCAAAAACAGTCTGATGTTTCTGTAATTGATGTAAAAAATCAGCATCACCAATCTTTGGATCACAAATAATATCTTGTTCTAACGTAATATCTCGAGATACAATATGTGCACCTAAGACTGTGTAATCACTGTCTGAAATTCCTAAATCACTGCCATAATTCTTTTCTAAATAAATTGAATTTGGGTCTATTAATTTAGATAATTCCTGAGGCAATAATGCGATACGACGTTCATACTTTTTATGACTCTTTAAAAAGCCAATTGTATTTTGGTTATTCATGTTGCTCCATTCATTGAGCGACTATTAATGTTTTCTGACAATCGTTCTAGCTTTAGTATAGCACGAAAACGTTTTCAATATAAAAAAGATTAATAAATTACTACACGACTAACAACAAGAAAGTAAATATAAAAATACTAGTTGATTGATTTGGTATTTTTTTAGTGGTACTAATGTACAAATTTTGGATACAATAAACGCAGTTGATAGGGAAATTTAAATATTTTCAATCCAATGCAAAAGATTATATTCTATTATATTAGCATTCTTAAGACCTGATTTTCAAAAATACTCGCTTATATAAATTTTAAATATTTTTAATTTCATGGTTTCCTTGAATTTTCAATGTTAATAATTTCAATTTATTAACATTGATTTCAACTGAATGGTGTAAATTTTACTCTGAAAATGCATGAATTGAGTTGATTAATGCTATAAACTAATTCCATTGCTTAGTTGAGCATTAATAGAAATAATCTATTTCATAATAAGGGAACATATCCAAGAAGTTAGTACGTTTGATTTTTTTTTGATAGAATAAGGTATATTAATAAAAATGGGGGTATATTTAAATGAAGCAAATAGAAACAGATAGATTAATTTTAAGATCTTTCGAAGTAACAGATGCTGAGGGAATATTTGGATATTTGGAAAATCCTCCAGTTAATTGTTTTAAGAATGAACAAATTGCTACAATGCGTGATGCTGGACTTGAAGCAGAAAATAAAAGTAAAGATCCATCAAAAATAGCCGTCGTATTAAAAGAAAGCAATTTTGTTATTGGTGAACTTTTCTATGATTTTTCTGAACCAGATACATATTCTTTAGGCTGGAATTTCAATACCGAGTTTACAGGTAAAGGTTATGCTAGTGAGAGTACTAATGCGCTTATTGATGATTTTTTTACTAATCAAAACGCTAGAAGACTATTTGCTTACATAGAAGATGATAATTATAGTTCACAAAAACTAGCTGAAAGGTTAGGAATGAGGAGAGAGGGCTTGTTTCTAGAGTTTATTTCTTTTATAGAGGTGGGTGGTTCTCCCAAGTATGAAAATACATATCAATATGCTCTACTAAAAAAAGAATGGTTGTCTAAATAGTTTTCTAGAAGACTCCAGTTATAAGATGTCGTAATGAATAAATATAATGTTTTATAAAAAAATTTTAATATTGAGTTCTATCAAGGAACTACAAGGATTATTAATTTAAAAAAAGTCTGTCAGTAATAGAAAACTGATGGGCTTTATTTTTCATCCCAAAAATATTCGTTTAGCAGGTCTGATTTACAACTTATCAGTTATGTTGATATAATTTTTCCTAATAAAAAATGAGTTACTCAATGCATGTGTGTCATAATCAAGGTATGAGATGTGAAAGAAAATAATCCTTTATGAATAAAGGAATCGAAGCTATTTTAATTTTTGAAAAATGAAAACTAACCATGAAACTAACCAAGCAAGCAAAAAATCATTAGTTGAATACAAAATAAAGTCTATCAGCATGAAAAACTGGTGGACTTTATTTTGTATTTAAAGAGTATTACTCATATAATAATCTTGTTCTTGATAGAGGTTCATACCAAATTTCTCTGATATAATATTGTTAAATTCATCAATTAGTATGCCGTCCTAAGTTATAAGGCAGATTTAAAGTCTCAATTATATTTTAAATATATGATATAGCCATATTAAGCCTTATATAGTACATTTCAGAGTTTATTTACTAACATTCTGGGCAGAATCTGGGCAAATATTTTGAGAGTAGTCATTAAAAGTTGAATAAAGTGTATCAGTTTAAATATTGGTATACTTTATTTTTTTATTTTAAATTATTTATGTAATGTAAATAAGCACCAGTTGTTCAGAATGTACAAATTTCAAGTATATTTATATGGTATAATATAAGTGAGAAATTAAGAATATGATAATGTTTTAGATTTTGGTATGTAAAATAATTATAAAATTAAATAGGAAGGTGTGTCACTGTGGATAAAAAGTATAAGTTCGTTAAAGAAAATGGCATTTTTTATACAGATAAAAAACTAGCTACAAAAATGGTTAATTTATTGGATATAGACTATAAAGTCAATTTTACTTTGATTGAACCTGCGGTAGGAGAGGGGCATATTTTGTCTCTTATTGTTAATAGATATCTTAAAGAAAATAAGAATAAAACTGATGAAGAAAAAGTTGAATTCTTGGAAAAAAATATAGCAGGGTTTGATATTAGAGATGAAGCTATAGCAATTTGCATAGAAAAGTTGGATTATATTGCTAAACAGTATGTTCAAAAAAAAATTAAATGGAAGATTCAAAAATTTGACGCATTAGAAAGAGAAGATCTCAGTAAAAAATTTGGCAAGTATGATTATGTAATAAGTAACCCACCGTATGTTTCAAGACATAATATGGATGATAGGACAATTCTTGCTTTAAGAAATCAAAGTGAATTTTGCGTGAAATTCAATTATGATTTATATTATTATTTCTTTGAAGTAGGTTTTGATTTGTGGAATAGATATGGGAAAATTGTTTATATCACTCCTAATAGCTATATGAAAGCTAGGAGTGGAGAAATATTGATGGAATATATTGTTGATAATTCATTAGTAGAAACAATTATAGATTATGAAGATGAAATTAAATTTGAAGGCGCAACCACTTATACGGCAATAACTGTTTTTTCTACAGATAATAAAATTTTACGTGTAAAAAATAAAGAAAATAAAGTAATAGTTAAGGTGACATACAAGGATTTAATAAATAAATATAATTATAGGGTTTATAGTCATGATTTTTTAACACAGTATAAAAAGGATTTTATTGATTTAGGAGAAATTTCTGAAATTAAGAACGGGCTGGCAACATTACAAGATAAAGTTTTCATAATAAGTGAAAAAGAAATTATTAATAAAAAGGATAATATATTAACATTTGTTAAAGATAATAAGATTTTTTCGATTGAGACAGAAATACTAAGAAAAGTTGTACGCGTTTCGAATGTTGAAGAAATTAAATATGTAATTTTTCCATATATTTCTGAGAGTGAAGAAAAAATAAGTTTTATTAGGGATGTTACAATCAAGAAACATTATAATAAAGCATATCAGTATTTATCTGAAAAGCTTACTAGAGAATATCAAAATAAATATGATTTATATTTTGGAAGAAGCCAGGGGTTTACTTGTTACTATGGACAAAAGATAGTGATTCCCAAGGTTGCTTCATTAGAAGATACTCCTTTTAAAATTGTTGAAAATGGCTTTTTATTATCTGGTTTATCAATTAAATTAAGGGGAAAATATTTAGGAACTGATTTAAACTTAATTTTGGATTATCTTAATTCAGATGAAGTCAAAAATTATCTTACAGTTATTTCTAAAAACTATGCTGCTGGATATAAAAGTATTAGTTCTACTGATTTGAAGAAAATAAAAATTCCAAAAAAAAATCTAAAATTAAAAGAATAGTAAATTGTGCTTGATTGATACATATTATAATAAAAGGTTGTGTTAAAATTGGGAAAAGTAAAATTTAATGTCGATGCATATACTGCACGATTAATTGGTAGAGAAAATATTTCTGGTTTACGTGGAGCTCTGTTTGAATTGGTGAAAAATTCTTACGATGCGGATGCATCAGTATGTATTCTATATTATTCGAATGGGAAATTGTACTTAGCTGATAATGGAACTGGTATGAGCTCGGATGTTATTTTAAATAATTGGATGACTATAGGAAGATCAACAAAAAAAGAAAATTTTACTTCTAATAAAGGAAGAATTCAAACGGGTGCAAAGGGAATTGGAAGATTTGCACTTGATAGACTTGGCGATCAGAGTAAAATGTTAACAATTCGTGAGGAGAATAGCTTAATATGGAAAGTAGATTGGAGAGATTTTGATAATAGCGACAATATAACAGATATTACGGCGGATTTAGATGAAAGTGATATATCTTTATACCAATTTATTTCTAAATGTTGTAGAAACCAGGAAATGTTAAGTTTATTTCAGGATAAATTTAACAGTACAGGGACAATATTTGAAATAAAAGAGCTTCGTGATTCATGGGATGACGAAAATTTTATTTCTAAATGTGTGGCTCAATTGTCTGCTCTAATCCCAGAAACATTAAGTAATGTTTTCGAATTGTATTTTTTTACTGATGAGAATTCTCTCGAGGAAGCAAAGATACAAAATGAGATAGAAAACGATTATGATTATAAATTGAATTTTTATGTTGATGAAGTTGATAAAGTCAAAATTAAAATTCATAGAAACGAATTTGATTTTGGAGATGAATTTGACAAGATAATGTTTGAGGCAGGATTTAGTGAGAAAGATATAGAGTATTTTCAAAATACTCCTATAGAAATAGAAAAAGAATTTTCAGACATATTTAAAACTAGAAAATCGGTTGATAATTCAATAGGGGAATTTAGCGGAAATATTTATTTTTCAAAAATTAACAGTACTAAAAAAGATAGAGCTAAATATTATTATAAAGAGATTTCAAGAAAAAGAATTTCGGAGGCATTTTCTGGAGTAAAACTATACAGAGATAATTTTAGAGTACGACCTTACGGAGAATATGAAACATCAAGTTATGACTGGTTGATATATGGTAGAAGACGTATTTAAATTTCCATTTAGACCTGTAAAAATAATTTGGAAAATGAGTTTGCTAATTGAGAAACAAAAAGAACTTAGTAAAATAATAGTTAATAATCAGAGTTGTGATAAAGTACAAGGGCTTCTACTAGCTGAAATATGTCAGCAAATAGATCAATTATCCGAGCATATTTTTGAAAAAAGAGAATGATCAATTACTCTGTAAAAAAAAGTATTGATGATAAGCGATTGTAAACATTGCAGATAATCTACAAGATTTTGTCGTAAATCATTTTTATACAGTCTCTCATCAAAATTCTAGCATTTACAATGGAGTAGTAGATGTTATTCCGATGAATACAAAAACATTTATTGATTTTTTTAAAAAAGCAACTAAGAAAGATGTGCAGCCAATAGACCTATTATCAATTCATCACTTCTCAAAGGAGCATTCTAAAAAGATGTTAATTAACGAAGGAACAGAAGTTGACTGGCACAAGGGAATATTTGAGAAAATGTTTGAAGTAGTTTCATGATTAAAAAGTAGTCTACATAAAAAATCCATAAATAATCAGTTTAATACAAAATAAAGTCTACCAATTTTTATTACTGGTAGACTTTATTTTGTATTTTAAAATGATTGTGACAAGAGTAGTCATGACAATCGAGAGTGGTTAGATTAAGTAAGAGTTTATCAATAGAAAAGCAAATAAAAAATTTTATTTATTCTAAATTACTGTATAAATAAATAAATAAATATCTTTTTTTGATATAATTATAGTTATGAAGAGAAAAATTAAGTTATTATAAATTTGAGGAATACTTATGATTGAAAAATTTGAAAACATTATTTCTAAATCTTTTGAAAACTATACTTCTAAAGATCTTGTTACCCAAATTAATATTATTTTTGGTATGAATGGGAGTGGAAAAACAGCATTCTCAAATTGGTTACACGAAAAAAATAAAACTAGTTCGAGAATGTTTTGTTCTGATTATGTAAACGAAAATATAAAATTAGATGATTCCGAAAAAATTAATGGAGTCAAAATAATAGTTGGAAAAAAAGATCTAGAATTTTTGAATCAAATTAAAGACATTGAAAATGCCAATGAAAATATCAAAAATTCTTTAGAAAAATATATAATTGAAAAAGAAAAAATAAAAAATGAACTATATATATTAATTGATAATGAACTATTATCTATAAAATCAAGATTTAAAGAAGTTAATATTCGTCATAAATCTAATAGTAAATCTGATCCACTACAAGCATTAGAAAATTGGAGTAGAGATGTAGATAGTTCTCTTACAAATACAAAATATTATTCATCGAATGAATTGAATACACAAAGAAAATTTCTGGAACAAAAAGAGAAGAAGTTAATTCCAGTTTGTGAATCATTTACAAAAGAGCGTTTTTTAAAATTAAACAAAAGTTTAGAGAAAACTATTATACCACCAATGGAAAATTATACTACCAACCTTCTAAAATGGTTAGAAGATGGTTTAGATATACATAACTTAAAAAGTACTGATATAACAGAAAAAGGAACATGTGAGTTTTGTGGCAATGAATTCATAACTGACGAAATAATTAATACTATTGAAAATAAGATAGACACAGAATACTCACAATTAATTAGAGCAATTGATAAAATTATAAGTGAACTACCTCAAAAAGACATAACTAAATTATTTACTGATGAACTAGACAGTCAAGTACTACTTGATTTTAATAACGCCATAGATTTTTTACGTGAATTGCTTGAGAATAAAAGATATAATACGATGTCTAATTTAAATTTCCCTACCGAACTAATTGAAAAATTTTTAATTTTGGATATTAGTATATTAAAAAAGAAACAAGAATATCAATTTGAAATTGTTTCTATTGATAAAAAGTTAAATAGACTTGAGTTATATGCAAAACATTTAGTTGGAAAGAACTTAGAACAAAATCCAAAAATAAATGAATTAAAATATCAAATTCCAGAGCTTGATCATATGACTAGTATTTCACAAAAAGCTATTGAGGGAAATGAAATCAAAATAAAAGAATGGAATGAAATAGATTCAGATTATTCGAATTTTAAAGATATTGTTAATCAGGAACTTGATAGATTAGGTCTTGAATTTAGACTGGAACTTTTGAATAACGATTTGGGATATAAAATCAAACATATAAATTCCAAAATTAAGTTAAAAGCTAGAGATCTTAGTGAAGGTGAAAGACGATTATTATCATTTCTATATTTTTATTACAATCTATTTGAAAAA
Proteins encoded in this region:
- a CDS encoding MBL fold metallo-hydrolase — encoded protein: MKYTTYKSLYQLTAFSPLFPINAYIFEEQASLTVIDVGLNVFVKHIEKLARKLDKPVKFIILTHPHLDHIAGLDLLKKQFPEAKIVFSKRDTRLLNGDFSLDSTEFQGKIRGGFKEVETRPDIMVDEHDEIGSLKVINTPGHTPGSISLYDSSHKIIITGDAFQTKGGLAIAGDKRKFFPFPAFATWSKQTALQSAEKIAHLQIDCLATGHGKLLMNPDFKPAIKRLDNKISEEKN
- a CDS encoding HIT family protein is translated as MTDCIFCKIIAGEIPAYKIYEDDDILAFLDITQTTKGHTLVIPKTHVRNVLDMTENQARTLFAKLPSIAANITGKLGATGLNMLQNNEAVAGQTVFHAHVHLIPRYSSDDGFKASFTEHTLDLKAIQDSLI
- a CDS encoding cation:proton antiporter, whose amino-acid sequence is MNDILQITIILAFSFIATIISRRIQIPEVVGLMVIGVILSPSLLGWVTGGHTIEVISEVGVILLMFLAGLESDIELLKKYLKPSLLVALTGVFIPILIFGAVSIGLGHDISTSFFYGIVFSATSVSITVQVLQEYGKLSTKAGNIILGAAVVDDILAILILSVFTSVKKQEGNLLYQFMSEIIFFIFLFLVYKFIPNFWKLVNKLSVPKKHVITALLICLSLSLLANSVGMSAVIGSFFAGLAIAQTKVSDQIESAISEIGNIIFIPVFFVSIAISIDLKSLLTAPMLILCFTILAILTKFVPAYYAGKLFNLDKEESLLIGAGMVSRGEMALIVAQIGITSTIINQTVYSDLVIVIILTTIIAPFLIKYILNK
- a CDS encoding N(5)-(carboxyethyl)ornithine synthase, translated to MNNQNTIGFLKSHKKYERRIALLPQELSKLIDPNSIYLEKNYGSDLGISDSDYTVLGAHIVSRDITLEQDIICDPKIGDADFLHQLQKHQTVFGWLHAKQSQSITNVLVETKVRAIAWEEMYLDNRHIFWRNNELAGEAAIMHAFLLTGQMPYDTKVAVIGRGNVAFGAIKILQGLGADITVFKHNQEELLSKSLNEYDVIVNAALWDVNRHDHLISLDDLAQMNAGTLIIDISADVGGGIESSHITTMNKPLYKLDQINHYVIDHTPSLLYRTASKSISQAISPFLNDLIFKTENEVLNKATIIEKGEIIDSDILDFQSKNY
- a CDS encoding GNAT family N-acetyltransferase, translating into MKQIETDRLILRSFEVTDAEGIFGYLENPPVNCFKNEQIATMRDAGLEAENKSKDPSKIAVVLKESNFVIGELFYDFSEPDTYSLGWNFNTEFTGKGYASESTNALIDDFFTNQNARRLFAYIEDDNYSSQKLAERLGMRREGLFLEFISFIEVGGSPKYENTYQYALLKKEWLSK
- a CDS encoding Eco57I restriction-modification methylase domain-containing protein, with product MDKKYKFVKENGIFYTDKKLATKMVNLLDIDYKVNFTLIEPAVGEGHILSLIVNRYLKENKNKTDEEKVEFLEKNIAGFDIRDEAIAICIEKLDYIAKQYVQKKIKWKIQKFDALEREDLSKKFGKYDYVISNPPYVSRHNMDDRTILALRNQSEFCVKFNYDLYYYFFEVGFDLWNRYGKIVYITPNSYMKARSGEILMEYIVDNSLVETIIDYEDEIKFEGATTYTAITVFSTDNKILRVKNKENKVIVKVTYKDLINKYNYRVYSHDFLTQYKKDFIDLGEISEIKNGLATLQDKVFIISEKEIINKKDNILTFVKDNKIFSIETEILRKVVRVSNVEEIKYVIFPYISESEEKISFIRDVTIKKHYNKAYQYLSEKLTREYQNKYDLYFGRSQGFTCYYGQKIVIPKVASLEDTPFKIVENGFLLSGLSIKLRGKYLGTDLNLILDYLNSDEVKNYLTVISKNYAAGYKSISSTDLKKIKIPKKNLKLKE
- a CDS encoding ATP-binding protein, translating into MGKVKFNVDAYTARLIGRENISGLRGALFELVKNSYDADASVCILYYSNGKLYLADNGTGMSSDVILNNWMTIGRSTKKENFTSNKGRIQTGAKGIGRFALDRLGDQSKMLTIREENSLIWKVDWRDFDNSDNITDITADLDESDISLYQFISKCCRNQEMLSLFQDKFNSTGTIFEIKELRDSWDDENFISKCVAQLSALIPETLSNVFELYFFTDENSLEEAKIQNEIENDYDYKLNFYVDEVDKVKIKIHRNEFDFGDEFDKIMFEAGFSEKDIEYFQNTPIEIEKEFSDIFKTRKSVDNSIGEFSGNIYFSKINSTKKDRAKYYYKEISRKRISEAFSGVKLYRDNFRVRPYGEYETSSYDWLIYGRRRI
- a CDS encoding AAA family ATPase — protein: MIEKFENIISKSFENYTSKDLVTQINIIFGMNGSGKTAFSNWLHEKNKTSSRMFCSDYVNENIKLDDSEKINGVKIIVGKKDLEFLNQIKDIENANENIKNSLEKYIIEKEKIKNELYILIDNELLSIKSRFKEVNIRHKSNSKSDPLQALENWSRDVDSSLTNTKYYSSNELNTQRKFLEQKEKKLIPVCESFTKERFLKLNKSLEKTIIPPMENYTTNLLKWLEDGLDIHNLKSTDITEKGTCEFCGNEFITDEIINTIENKIDTEYSQLIRAIDKIISELPQKDITKLFTDELDSQVLLDFNNAIDFLRELLENKRYNTMSNLNFPTELIEKFLILDISILKKKQEYQFEIVSIDKKLNRLELYAKHLVGKNLEQNPKINELKYQIPELDHMTSISQKAIEGNEIKIKEWNEIDSDYSNFKDIVNQELDRLGLEFRLELLNNDLGYKIKHINSKIKLKARDLSEGERRLLSFLYFYYNLFEKVNKEEQKIDSSIDTIIIDDPITSFDADNRFFLIERINHFINNISQKNVQIFLLTHSSFDFHSFAYNYNSSKKTNWKINKDISGKSQIEKVKATELKNYSDYYRNTFSELADFSLKSKTDVNKCTNYTKFGNQMRFVLESNARTNYDIENVTSKSLHSLTQYYSIPDGLIEEFKNAINLINSLSHGRSYIDDFLNGMTAKQLQIKIRIILQVLYLKDSYHVQIMTNYKLNKTTVGNWNIIKLSNK